The following proteins are co-located in the Marinomonas profundi genome:
- a CDS encoding aldo/keto reductase, whose translation MKTRTLGKTGFEVSEVGLGCWQLGNDFGPVEDKEATTILQTAVDEGIHFFDTADVYGGGLSEQRIGQWRNTLSKSPIIATKVGRDAALYPNGYSKAAVKKSLQASAKRLGVETIDLAQLHCVPRDVLFSGDILAWMEDLKKEGVVQHFGASVEMLDEATFCCAHPELASLQILFNVFRQDAVESLLPLAEKNNVGIIVRLPLASGLLSGKMSLDHRFDEHDHRSYNKDGAAFHVGETFNGIPFEKGVALVEALKAKLPEGQNILDVSLRWILDQPQVSSIIAGASRSSQVTRNAAASALPPLSSELHALLTDFYRAEVRGHIRGGI comes from the coding sequence ATGAAAACAAGAACATTAGGAAAAACAGGCTTTGAGGTGTCGGAAGTCGGCTTAGGATGCTGGCAATTAGGGAATGATTTTGGTCCTGTGGAAGATAAGGAAGCGACTACTATATTGCAAACGGCCGTTGACGAAGGTATTCATTTTTTTGATACGGCGGACGTTTATGGTGGTGGTTTAAGCGAACAGAGAATAGGCCAATGGCGTAACACTTTAAGCAAATCGCCTATTATCGCGACTAAGGTCGGGCGTGATGCAGCGCTCTATCCTAATGGTTACAGCAAGGCGGCGGTGAAGAAGAGTTTGCAGGCCTCCGCTAAACGACTCGGCGTCGAGACGATTGATCTTGCACAGCTGCACTGTGTGCCTCGCGATGTGCTGTTTTCAGGGGATATACTGGCTTGGATGGAAGACCTTAAAAAAGAAGGCGTTGTCCAGCACTTTGGTGCCAGTGTAGAAATGCTAGACGAAGCGACGTTTTGTTGTGCTCACCCTGAATTGGCCAGCTTGCAGATTTTATTCAATGTTTTTCGTCAAGACGCGGTTGAATCCCTCTTGCCATTAGCCGAAAAAAACAACGTCGGCATTATTGTACGTTTACCATTAGCAAGCGGTTTACTGTCTGGGAAAATGTCTCTTGATCATCGCTTTGATGAGCATGATCATCGCTCTTACAATAAAGATGGCGCGGCGTTTCATGTGGGAGAGACGTTTAACGGAATTCCGTTTGAAAAAGGCGTGGCATTAGTAGAAGCATTAAAGGCAAAATTGCCTGAAGGCCAAAATATACTAGATGTGTCGCTGCGTTGGATTTTAGATCAGCCACAGGTTTCGAGTATTATTGCTGGCGCCAGCCGCTCATCTCAGGTGACACGCAATGCCGCGGCATCGGCTTTGCCGCCGCTAAGCAGCGAGTTGCATGCCTTGTTGACCGATTTTTACCGTGCAGAAGTGAGAGGTCATATTCGCGGTGGTATCTGA
- a CDS encoding choline sulfate utilization transcriptional regulator: protein MLINSELPPLQSLVVFEAAARLLSFTAAARELGTTQPAVSQQIRTLEVSLGAPLFERIYRGVVLTDAGHILLKTTQSSLQDLRNVMQKIKQKPTSQRITVATDFAFAAFWLMPRLPEFRRLHKDIDIRIQTSQSEVDLVSIEADVAILFGEGQYQGYLTEKLLPEQVYPVCSPKLLDEFSGFTNLTDLIKAPLLKLNADMGQKWMDWELLFQQQGAQWQPSESVMEFDNYTLLAQAAISGQGVGLGWSPLLDDFIQSGVLVALSDFAVQSDNGYYIVVSKKRAPTAPVSAFIDWLKS from the coding sequence ATGTTAATAAACTCAGAGTTGCCACCATTGCAATCACTTGTCGTTTTTGAGGCCGCCGCAAGGCTGTTGAGCTTTACTGCTGCCGCGCGCGAATTAGGCACGACACAACCGGCGGTAAGTCAGCAAATACGGACATTAGAGGTTTCACTTGGCGCACCATTATTTGAGCGAATTTATCGTGGTGTGGTATTGACGGATGCGGGGCATATTTTACTAAAAACGACACAGTCGAGTTTGCAAGACTTGCGTAATGTGATGCAAAAGATAAAACAAAAACCAACGTCCCAACGTATTACTGTCGCAACGGATTTTGCTTTTGCCGCTTTTTGGCTCATGCCTCGCTTGCCAGAATTTCGTCGTCTACATAAAGACATTGATATCCGCATTCAAACTTCTCAATCTGAAGTGGATTTGGTATCAATTGAAGCGGACGTGGCGATTTTATTTGGCGAAGGGCAATATCAAGGCTATTTGACGGAAAAATTATTACCTGAGCAGGTTTATCCGGTATGCAGTCCAAAGCTATTGGATGAATTTTCTGGCTTTACCAATCTAACGGATTTGATAAAAGCGCCATTGTTAAAGTTAAATGCTGATATGGGGCAAAAATGGATGGATTGGGAATTGCTGTTTCAGCAGCAGGGTGCCCAATGGCAACCCTCTGAATCTGTGATGGAGTTTGATAATTATACTTTGTTGGCCCAGGCTGCGATTTCTGGTCAAGGGGTGGGGCTTGGCTGGTCACCACTATTGGATGACTTTATTCAAAGCGGCGTGCTGGTCGCGCTGTCAGATTTCGCGGTGCAATCTGATAATGGCTACTATATTGTGGTGTCGAAAAAACGGGCACCCACGGCACCCGTTTCCGCGTTTATTGATTGGCTTAAGTCTTAA
- the purC gene encoding phosphoribosylaminoimidazolesuccinocarboxamide synthase, with product MEKRQELYAGKAKSVFRTDDPDKMVLVFRDDTSAFDGKRIEQLERKGMVNNKFNAFIMTKLQEAGIPTHFETLLSDTESLVKCLDMMPIECVVRNVAAGSLCRRLGVEEGITLTPPTFELFLKNDALGDPMINESHVESFGWAKTADLEKAKALTFKVNDVLKAIFAEGGMILVDYKLEFGLYKGEVLLGDEFSPDGCRLWDANTKEKLDKDRFRQGLGGVIEAYEDVGRRIGIDFDA from the coding sequence ATGGAAAAACGACAAGAGCTGTATGCAGGTAAGGCAAAATCTGTATTTCGTACAGATGATCCTGACAAGATGGTTCTAGTGTTTCGTGATGACACCTCGGCATTTGACGGCAAAAGAATAGAACAGCTTGAGCGTAAAGGCATGGTGAATAACAAGTTCAACGCCTTCATCATGACAAAATTGCAAGAAGCGGGTATTCCAACCCATTTTGAGACGCTTTTAAGCGATACCGAGTCGCTGGTTAAGTGTCTTGATATGATGCCTATCGAATGTGTTGTCCGTAATGTTGCGGCAGGTAGTTTGTGCCGTCGTCTAGGTGTGGAAGAGGGAATTACCCTTACTCCGCCGACCTTTGAGTTATTCTTAAAAAATGATGCCCTAGGGGATCCAATGATAAATGAGTCACATGTGGAATCATTTGGTTGGGCCAAAACGGCAGATTTAGAGAAAGCAAAAGCGCTTACCTTCAAGGTGAATGATGTATTAAAAGCGATTTTTGCCGAAGGCGGCATGATTTTGGTGGATTACAAATTAGAATTTGGTCTATATAAAGGTGAGGTTTTATTAGGTGACGAGTTTTCACCTGACGGCTGCCGTTTATGGGACGCCAACACCAAAGAGAAATTAGACAAAGACCGTTTTCGTCAAGGTTTAGGTGGGGTAATCGAAGCTTACGAGGATGTTGGTCGTCGTATAGGCATTGATTTCGACGCCTAA
- a CDS encoding ABC transporter ATP-binding protein, whose product MSNNIVLECHSLSKQYQDGKQVIEVFHSIDLTLNKGEACAIVGASGSGKTTLLNLLAGLDLATTGDVKLAQVSWSSISDAKRAKMRNKEMGFVYQFHHLLAEFSALENVLMPMWIAGMNKQEAKQRGETLLAQVGLKDRLDHKPSQLSGGERQRVAIARALANRPACVLMDEPTGNLDEATSLEIQNLINELKVTYNMAFLVVTHDEKMLGWMDSAHRLSQGALHRLK is encoded by the coding sequence ATGAGTAATAATATCGTTCTAGAGTGTCATTCGCTGTCTAAACAATACCAAGACGGTAAGCAGGTTATTGAGGTATTTCACTCTATTGATTTAACACTAAACAAAGGCGAGGCTTGCGCTATTGTTGGGGCTTCTGGATCTGGTAAAACCACCTTGCTGAATTTGTTGGCGGGGTTGGATTTGGCCACGACTGGCGATGTTAAGTTGGCGCAGGTTTCTTGGTCCAGTATTAGTGATGCAAAACGCGCTAAAATGCGCAATAAAGAAATGGGCTTTGTGTATCAGTTTCACCATTTATTAGCGGAATTTAGCGCCTTAGAAAACGTGCTCATGCCGATGTGGATTGCGGGCATGAATAAGCAGGAAGCAAAGCAGCGCGGAGAAACATTGTTGGCACAGGTGGGGTTAAAAGATCGGCTAGATCATAAGCCTTCACAACTCTCTGGCGGAGAACGGCAGCGTGTGGCGATTGCCCGCGCACTGGCGAATCGTCCGGCTTGCGTGTTGATGGATGAACCAACAGGAAACTTAGATGAAGCCACGTCGTTAGAAATTCAGAACCTGATTAACGAGTTAAAAGTGACTTACAATATGGCTTTTCTGGTGGTGACGCATGATGAAAAAATGCTGGGATGGATGGATTCTGCTCATCGCTTATCGCAGGGTGCCTTGCATAGGCTAAAGTAA
- the dapA gene encoding 4-hydroxy-tetrahydrodipicolinate synthase, which yields MITGSLVALITPMSADGAVDTKKLDDLVEFHINEGTHGIVAVGTTGESSTLTPEEHANVIRQVVRTVNGRIPVIAGTGANATHEAIDLTRRAKDAGADACLLVTPYYNKPTQEGLFQHFKAIADAVDIPQILYNVPGRTACDMQNDTVVRLSAIKNIVGIKDATGDLERGDALIKALPEHFAVYSGDDPTAVSLMLLGGKGNISVTANVAPKAVAQAAEFALAGQADQAHAIDTTISSLHKNLFLESNPIPVKWACSQLGLCDDGIRLPLTPLSEHHHSAVRQAMIEAGILLV from the coding sequence ATGATCACAGGTAGTTTAGTTGCGCTTATCACACCGATGTCAGCAGATGGCGCTGTAGACACTAAAAAATTAGATGATCTAGTCGAGTTTCATATCAATGAAGGAACCCATGGCATTGTTGCTGTCGGTACAACCGGTGAATCGTCGACCTTGACCCCAGAAGAGCACGCCAATGTGATTCGTCAAGTGGTCCGTACCGTGAATGGGCGTATTCCTGTGATTGCAGGAACGGGGGCGAATGCAACGCATGAAGCGATTGATCTGACTCGTCGAGCAAAAGACGCGGGTGCCGATGCCTGTTTATTGGTGACGCCTTATTACAACAAACCGACTCAAGAAGGTTTGTTCCAACATTTTAAAGCCATTGCTGACGCCGTTGATATTCCTCAAATTCTGTATAATGTCCCCGGAAGAACGGCTTGTGATATGCAAAATGACACCGTGGTTCGTCTATCCGCCATCAAAAACATAGTTGGTATTAAAGATGCTACAGGGGATTTAGAGCGTGGTGACGCGCTGATTAAGGCGTTGCCAGAGCACTTTGCAGTGTACTCAGGAGACGATCCAACGGCGGTGTCATTGATGTTGCTAGGTGGCAAGGGCAATATTTCAGTGACCGCGAATGTTGCCCCAAAAGCGGTCGCTCAAGCGGCAGAATTCGCATTGGCTGGTCAGGCAGATCAAGCCCATGCGATTGATACCACTATTTCGTCTTTGCATAAAAATTTATTTTTAGAGTCCAATCCTATTCCTGTTAAATGGGCGTGTAGTCAATTGGGCTTGTGTGATGATGGTATTCGGTTACCATTAACCCCTCTTTCTGAACATCACCATTCTGCCGTTCGACAGGCAATGATAGAAGCTGGAATTTTATTAGTATGA
- a CDS encoding ComEC/Rec2 family competence protein produces MLLSSLSVLMGAILVPSHYFWLYSTHIILVCLYLMRTKRLIALLLTLLSFISILYHEFPESPPLSVQIGDSVSVDFDARQLVVAESSLSSVPFRKNYVSVQFFSSDGVRHTLDDFILSSLLTKQGRWVEGEVVSLVPADKEGPWWQRNLYVKHQRAQLGIRFADADESQLHSAVMPLRNQLFAYLDHAFSGFDHWRFSKALLLGSDDLWTERDTWVVRTLGLAHLFVVSGLHTGFMFAIGSVISRLIWWLSPRAILLSGVSRWHYDVIIVIPLLLGYAYITNWGEPVVRASIMLSVYLCARMMALKVSPYRIITFALWLVLLFSPRTLLSPGLWLSFSMVYLLIGFCQISTAWSRLVMVQVMLSTASMVLILGWQEAISSSAILVNIVLIPLAAFIWFPWVLLACLETLVFGSTLGYGMLEGLLVYVMRALEWLVFSAPLLHFDVFSSPVPRFLMLFLVCYWVYQSPLKRGMMGALCIWCVLFYSILFGPSKADISLENINRTLVLKKQGEILLLNGWADNQMDRLMIQSYLKVKDEGRYILSPRLSSALTAATLLQADIDWVILQKKEPPSVLAVLHALQINWLVVAEGESLFFYFSNGQISLRHSSCVYSFFLLKSDTCKRVEKLESVLNYSQI; encoded by the coding sequence ATGTTACTAAGTAGTTTATCCGTATTGATGGGCGCCATATTGGTGCCGAGCCACTATTTCTGGCTGTATTCTACGCACATCATTCTAGTGTGTCTCTATCTAATGCGTACAAAGCGTTTAATCGCATTGCTTTTGACACTTCTATCCTTTATTTCCATTCTCTATCATGAATTTCCAGAAAGCCCACCACTTAGTGTGCAGATTGGTGACTCGGTGTCGGTTGATTTTGACGCTCGGCAGCTGGTGGTTGCTGAGTCATCGCTAAGCTCGGTGCCGTTTAGAAAAAACTATGTCAGCGTCCAGTTCTTTTCTTCTGATGGTGTTCGCCACACGTTGGATGACTTCATCTTAAGCTCGCTTTTGACTAAACAAGGGCGCTGGGTAGAAGGCGAGGTTGTTAGTCTTGTACCAGCCGATAAAGAGGGCCCTTGGTGGCAGAGAAATCTCTATGTCAAGCATCAGCGGGCACAGTTAGGGATACGTTTTGCCGATGCCGATGAGTCTCAGTTGCACTCTGCCGTGATGCCGCTGAGAAATCAGCTGTTTGCCTATTTGGATCATGCTTTTTCTGGGTTTGATCATTGGCGATTCTCTAAAGCGCTTTTATTGGGCAGCGATGATTTGTGGACTGAGCGAGATACTTGGGTGGTTCGTACCTTAGGCTTGGCGCACCTTTTTGTGGTTTCTGGTTTGCACACGGGTTTTATGTTTGCCATAGGCAGTGTTATTAGCCGCCTTATTTGGTGGTTGAGCCCGAGGGCAATACTGCTCTCGGGGGTGAGCCGTTGGCATTATGATGTGATTATTGTTATTCCTCTGCTACTTGGGTATGCCTATATTACGAATTGGGGAGAACCCGTGGTTAGGGCGTCGATCATGTTAAGTGTCTACTTGTGTGCTCGAATGATGGCGTTGAAGGTGTCTCCTTACCGTATTATCACTTTTGCGCTCTGGTTGGTTTTACTGTTTTCTCCTAGAACGTTATTAAGTCCTGGGCTCTGGCTTTCGTTTAGCATGGTGTATTTGCTAATTGGCTTTTGCCAGATTTCAACCGCTTGGTCTCGTTTGGTTATGGTGCAAGTCATGTTGAGTACCGCATCCATGGTGTTGATTCTTGGCTGGCAAGAGGCTATTTCCAGTAGCGCTATCTTGGTTAACATTGTGCTGATTCCCTTGGCGGCTTTTATTTGGTTTCCATGGGTTTTACTGGCTTGCTTAGAGACACTCGTGTTTGGTTCGACGCTTGGCTATGGGATGCTGGAAGGCTTACTCGTTTATGTGATGCGAGCATTGGAATGGTTGGTTTTTTCTGCGCCTTTGCTGCATTTTGATGTGTTTTCTTCGCCTGTACCGCGTTTTCTCATGCTGTTTCTGGTGTGCTATTGGGTGTACCAGAGTCCGTTAAAGCGAGGCATGATGGGGGCCTTGTGCATCTGGTGTGTGTTGTTTTATTCCATATTGTTTGGCCCTTCCAAAGCGGATATCTCACTGGAAAATATTAATCGGACGCTGGTGTTAAAAAAACAGGGGGAGATTTTATTATTAAATGGCTGGGCGGATAATCAAATGGACCGGCTGATGATTCAGTCTTATTTGAAGGTGAAAGACGAGGGGCGTTATATTTTGTCGCCCCGTTTAAGCTCAGCATTGACCGCTGCTACGCTTCTGCAGGCGGATATTGATTGGGTGATTCTGCAAAAAAAAGAGCCACCAAGTGTGTTGGCTGTTTTGCATGCCTTACAAATAAATTGGCTGGTGGTTGCGGAGGGTGAATCCTTGTTTTTTTATTTTTCAAATGGCCAAATTTCATTGCGTCACTCTTCCTGCGTATATTCGTTTTTTCTCTTAAAATCTGACACTTGCAAGCGTGTAGAAAAGTTAGAGAGTGTGTTAAATTACAGTCAAATTTAA
- a CDS encoding LysR family transcriptional regulator: MSANFPQGLREFLTVVESQSFSKAAEQLNISRARVSQIISRLEKDMGVQLLYRSTRSLSLSPAGETFYQLSRQGVDQLEHAVLSAQNAHASIGGQIRINAVGGLFGEEILAPLLLRFMRDNPKIEIELSFSSTREDLIESQYDLVVRMGSLTNSNLIGRRLTRYANYLVASPAYVETMPKLNSPKDLLDHTLINGSVKRWSFTHLNSKEKYELPVQGKLKCSNGHVVKQATLEGLGISRQPAYYVEQDIQSGRLIQPLPDWQLPHSDVSLLYPKSRNISLRVKALVHYLVEAFSIDANKNA, translated from the coding sequence ATGAGTGCTAATTTCCCGCAAGGCCTACGAGAGTTTTTAACCGTTGTTGAATCACAAAGCTTTTCCAAGGCCGCTGAGCAACTGAATATTTCTCGAGCCAGAGTGTCGCAAATCATTAGCCGCCTAGAAAAAGACATGGGCGTACAGTTGCTGTATCGCTCTACCCGATCACTTTCTCTGTCTCCCGCTGGAGAAACTTTTTATCAGCTTTCACGTCAGGGAGTAGACCAACTAGAACATGCCGTATTATCCGCCCAAAACGCTCACGCCAGTATTGGAGGCCAAATCAGAATCAATGCCGTGGGTGGTTTATTTGGTGAAGAAATACTCGCGCCGCTCTTGCTGAGATTTATGCGTGACAACCCAAAGATAGAAATAGAGCTCAGCTTTTCCAGTACAAGAGAAGATTTAATTGAATCGCAGTATGACCTTGTTGTCAGAATGGGTTCGCTTACTAATTCCAACCTGATTGGCCGCAGACTCACCCGCTATGCCAACTATCTTGTCGCGAGTCCTGCTTATGTTGAGACCATGCCTAAGCTCAACAGCCCGAAAGATTTGCTGGACCATACTTTAATCAATGGCTCGGTAAAAAGATGGTCATTCACACACCTTAACAGCAAAGAAAAATACGAGCTTCCGGTGCAAGGAAAGCTTAAATGTTCAAATGGGCATGTCGTAAAACAGGCGACACTCGAAGGCCTAGGTATCTCTAGACAGCCAGCGTATTATGTTGAGCAAGATATTCAATCAGGACGACTGATACAGCCATTACCAGACTGGCAACTCCCCCACTCCGACGTCAGTTTACTCTATCCAAAATCAAGAAATATCAGCCTCAGAGTAAAAGCCTTGGTGCACTACCTGGTGGAAGCCTTTAGTATTGACGCTAACAAAAACGCATAA
- a CDS encoding AEC family transporter: MLLALAGSLTPVVLIIFLGFFLGKKTHYLESPSLSALVSNVGLPALLLHSVLSMQMQIFSMLKIIAATVLVLALVALLSYLFLRALKLSPQFYLPPLVNPNTGNLGIPVAYALFGIEGMAIAVVISSIVQISHFTLGVGFMSGTYHPKQLLKSGAIITLLVGGVFLSLDVSLPVPLMSTLNMISQITLPIMLMLLGKSISNLTIKERHKIGRAALLSLFRPIIGALSACTVVYFFPLTPLEGAVLIVLSAMPVAVISYMLATTFKGPVDEIALMILFSLPLSLCTIGVLWWLYL; this comes from the coding sequence ATGCTATTGGCTTTGGCTGGCTCACTCACTCCCGTTGTATTGATCATTTTTTTAGGCTTTTTTCTTGGTAAAAAAACACACTATTTAGAAAGCCCATCGCTTAGCGCTCTGGTGTCCAATGTAGGCTTACCCGCCCTGCTACTGCACTCGGTTTTGTCTATGCAAATGCAAATTTTTAGCATGCTAAAAATTATTGCTGCCACCGTGCTGGTATTAGCGCTAGTCGCCTTACTTTCCTACTTATTTCTCAGAGCCCTTAAACTGTCGCCACAATTTTACTTGCCCCCTTTGGTCAATCCAAATACGGGGAATCTGGGCATTCCTGTTGCCTACGCTTTATTTGGAATAGAAGGCATGGCGATTGCGGTGGTCATTTCATCCATCGTGCAGATCAGCCATTTCACCTTGGGTGTTGGCTTTATGTCAGGCACTTACCACCCAAAACAATTACTCAAAAGTGGCGCCATTATTACGCTGCTTGTGGGTGGCGTTTTCCTCAGCTTGGATGTCAGTCTCCCCGTGCCCTTAATGAGCACACTGAACATGATCAGCCAAATCACACTGCCCATTATGTTAATGCTACTAGGCAAATCGATTAGCAACCTAACCATAAAAGAACGCCACAAAATTGGCAGAGCCGCGCTATTGTCTCTGTTTCGCCCTATTATCGGGGCGTTGAGCGCCTGCACAGTCGTGTATTTTTTTCCGCTGACCCCGTTAGAAGGCGCGGTACTGATAGTGCTAAGCGCCATGCCCGTTGCCGTCATCAGCTACATGTTGGCCACCACTTTTAAAGGACCTGTGGACGAAATCGCATTGATGATTTTATTTTCTCTTCCCCTATCGCTTTGCACGATTGGGGTTCTCTGGTGGCTGTATTTATAA
- a CDS encoding DUF2062 domain-containing protein: protein MPKNYLKKIIPNSEKLRQSKALGLLGSQIYEANLWHLNRKSVARAFFNGLFWAFIPMPFQMLASALLAIPLRANIPLSIALVWITNPLTMPFVFYCNYKVGTLILGAQDKKDFQLSVEWIWDKLEHIWLPLYVGSFISGLVVGAISYVLITILWRLHVIKRWKERTLRNK from the coding sequence ATGCCAAAAAATTATCTAAAAAAAATCATACCTAACTCAGAAAAGCTGAGACAAAGTAAAGCGCTAGGTCTATTAGGGTCTCAAATTTATGAGGCTAATTTATGGCACCTCAACCGCAAATCTGTCGCTCGGGCATTTTTTAATGGCTTGTTTTGGGCCTTTATTCCCATGCCTTTTCAGATGCTCGCCTCGGCCTTACTCGCTATTCCCTTACGCGCCAACATCCCATTGTCGATTGCATTAGTGTGGATCACAAACCCCCTCACTATGCCTTTTGTATTTTATTGCAACTACAAAGTAGGCACCTTAATACTGGGTGCTCAAGACAAAAAAGACTTCCAACTTTCTGTCGAATGGATCTGGGATAAATTGGAGCACATTTGGCTGCCGCTCTATGTTGGCTCATTCATCTCTGGTCTCGTCGTTGGTGCTATCAGCTATGTCCTTATTACCATCTTATGGCGACTGCATGTGATTAAACGCTGGAAAGAACGCACCCTTCGCAATAAATAA
- a CDS encoding lipoprotein-releasing ABC transporter permease subunit encodes MINFLPVAIGLRYARAKRSNHFISFISFSSIAGLALGVMVLITVLSVMNGFDRELRQRILGMVPHATLWGSPVLDDWRGTAKLVEKMPNVVGVAPHIQAQVMFQSGQSVHGAILNGINPEMEKKVSIIDDNMASGSLNALNETRFGIVLGAQLAKMLRVEIGDKVTAILPKANVSIAGVAPVLKRFTVVGTFEVGAELDSSLAYINIKDAAKLKRYKGDDAEALRISFDDLFVAPTRIWDIAREVPGQNRVSDWTRTHGNLFQAIQMEKTMIGLLLLLIVAVAAFNIVSTLVMVVTDKRNDIAILRTMGLTSAQVMWVFIVQGVFIGMLGTLIGVVSGVALALNVSDLIAAMQTLLNVQFLNADVYFINYLPSQLEWSDVRLIVISAFIMTVAATIYPAWRASKVEPAEALRYE; translated from the coding sequence TTGATTAATTTCCTCCCTGTCGCCATTGGCCTGCGTTACGCTCGGGCAAAACGCTCCAATCATTTTATTTCTTTTATTAGCTTTTCATCTATTGCTGGCCTTGCGCTTGGCGTAATGGTGCTTATCACGGTGTTATCTGTGATGAACGGCTTTGATAGGGAGTTACGACAACGAATTTTAGGTATGGTGCCTCACGCTACTTTATGGGGCTCGCCTGTTTTAGACGATTGGCGTGGTACCGCCAAATTGGTTGAAAAAATGCCCAACGTGGTTGGGGTTGCTCCTCATATTCAAGCGCAGGTCATGTTTCAATCGGGTCAAAGCGTTCATGGTGCTATCTTGAATGGCATCAATCCAGAGATGGAAAAAAAGGTTTCTATTATTGATGACAACATGGCTTCAGGTTCACTTAATGCGCTCAATGAAACGCGTTTTGGTATCGTTTTAGGGGCGCAGCTCGCCAAAATGCTGCGGGTGGAGATTGGCGATAAAGTCACGGCCATTTTACCTAAGGCCAATGTCTCTATTGCCGGTGTTGCGCCAGTACTGAAGCGTTTCACTGTCGTGGGTACCTTTGAGGTGGGAGCTGAATTAGACAGTAGCTTGGCTTATATCAATATAAAAGACGCGGCCAAACTCAAGCGCTATAAAGGCGACGATGCTGAAGCCTTGAGAATTTCGTTTGATGATCTGTTTGTTGCCCCGACTCGTATTTGGGATATCGCCCGTGAAGTGCCAGGTCAAAATCGGGTGAGTGATTGGACTCGTACTCACGGAAATTTGTTTCAAGCCATTCAGATGGAAAAAACCATGATAGGTTTGTTGCTTTTACTTATTGTTGCGGTGGCGGCTTTTAATATTGTCTCGACCTTGGTCATGGTGGTAACGGATAAGCGTAATGATATTGCGATTCTTCGAACCATGGGCTTAACCTCGGCTCAAGTGATGTGGGTGTTTATTGTTCAAGGCGTGTTTATTGGTATGCTGGGCACCTTGATTGGTGTCGTCTCAGGGGTGGCCTTAGCGCTGAACGTGAGCGATCTTATTGCCGCCATGCAGACATTATTAAATGTTCAGTTTTTGAATGCGGATGTGTACTTTATTAATTATTTGCCATCACAGCTAGAATGGTCTGATGTGAGGCTTATTGTCATATCAGCCTTTATTATGACGGTTGCCGCGACGATTTACCCCGCTTGGCGAGCTTCCAAAGTAGAGCCAGCAGAGGCATTACGTTATGAGTAA
- the bcp gene encoding thioredoxin-dependent thiol peroxidase: MTIEIGQPAPDFSAKDQNGDTITLSQFKGKKVVLYFYPRDSTPGCTAQACDLRDNYQALLDQGFVILGISTDTEKKHQNFIAKYNLPFPLIADTEKTVHELYGTWQLKKFMGRESMGTVRTTFIIDQNGMIEDIISKVKTKAHAEQILK; encoded by the coding sequence ATGACAATTGAAATTGGGCAACCCGCCCCAGACTTTAGCGCCAAAGACCAAAACGGCGACACCATCACTCTCAGTCAATTCAAAGGCAAAAAAGTCGTTTTGTATTTTTACCCTCGGGACTCAACACCAGGTTGCACAGCACAGGCTTGCGATTTGCGTGATAACTATCAAGCCCTACTTGATCAAGGTTTCGTCATTCTTGGCATCAGCACAGATACAGAGAAAAAACATCAAAACTTCATCGCGAAATACAATCTGCCGTTTCCCTTGATTGCCGATACTGAAAAAACAGTTCATGAGCTATACGGCACTTGGCAACTTAAAAAATTCATGGGACGAGAGTCTATGGGGACAGTGAGAACGACGTTTATCATCGATCAAAATGGCATGATAGAGGACATTATCAGCAAGGTGAAAACCAAAGCCCACGCCGAACAAATATTAAAATAA